Within the Dunckerocampus dactyliophorus isolate RoL2022-P2 chromosome 10, RoL_Ddac_1.1, whole genome shotgun sequence genome, the region AGGTTAAATTTGCACTCTGAACTTCATCATTTTGTGTGTTAAAATAGGGGGTGTGCCGTAGTGATGACAAACATAATAAAGTGAACACATATTTAAAAAGGAATAACGATTTATATTTCTGATTAGGGCTGAAgctgaataaaacatttaagcTTTGAAAGTAGAAAAAACAAATACCGTCTTTATcggactataagtcactccggactataagtcgcaccgaccaaaaatacacaatgaagaagaaaaaaacatatgagTCGCACTGTCGCACAGTCGACTGTAAGTcacattttgggggggaaatttattttataaaatcagagaccaagagcagacatttcatcttggaAGGCAAGTtacagtaataacaataaaatggagaacaacaggctaaataggcgtctgttaacgtaGCGTGAacaggtggtatgttaacgtaacatatgaagttattcagataactatagcctaaacaacataacatactgtaactagtttacttgcagctcGCAATCTGcacaatgtcattttctttttgggggccatttgtgttccgtttttctcagttgtctttctaagttgatgtttacattgtaagtGGTACAGgtgtgataggagtagcaggtAGTGGCACCCAAGCCTAGAGCATCCTCTCGTGTTTgtcagtgggaaaaaaaaaacatatataagtcactccggagtataagtggcaggaccagccaaaccatgaaaaaagtgtgacttatagcaCTTTTTCCAAGGGGGTGCATTTAGGTCCCACGGGTCCCAAGTGTCAGTTTTTCTGAGGTTAAACGTTAACATTCCATGGATAAAATTGGTGAGATACTGCAGACAGGTCATAGAGaggatgatgatgtcatgaaagTGCGTGTGTGCGACACCTATGTGATGTATGCTATATTACACCTGCCTGCTTACACGGTGTCTTATTCTGTGTAACCATCCTGGAATGTTGCTCAACCTCTTCTCTTGTTTCTCATGTCTCACAGGCTGGAGGTTACagagaaattggaaaaaaaacacactcaagTCATCTGTTCTTAAATCAAAATATTCCACAGTCTTTGTATATCACATATAAGAGTCCTATtgtgtatttattgatttttaaaaaacgtacACAACTTCTGGGGCAGTGGCGAGGTTTCATGACAGTGACTCACGTATGGCGATCACACCAGCCCGGCCACATTCCTTcaggatggaaaaaaaaaagcatccaaCCACTTTTGACAATCCGTCTTTAAAGGCTGACAATGGACCTGGGACTGACTCGTTTGACGGGATAGGACTGTTTTAAGACTCCTACTTGGCCTCATTCCGCCACTGGAAGCAACCATCTGCAGTACGCATGGGACCgctgtgacaaacacacactcttCTGTTTGGATTTTGTACCAGAAGGctgcatttatttgttttttttggttgacatgTTTGGGTGGCACCTAAGATGAGAGGCTGACTTGTTGGATTTTGTGCCTACTTTCCAGGAACATCAAAATGAATCAGGTATGTTATCTTCACCATGTAAGAACCAATGCAAGCAAGTATTATGATAGTACTGCTGCCTTGCTATACTTCACATGGGGTGTCCTTACTTTTTTGCTTGACGGTAAATGACCTTTGAGGCGCTcgctatgggttgtggtcaaaatgctttgtaagacatgctagcatgcatgtaacacacaaagttttataatcaataCACGAATGGTTGATGTtttacacacacgtgcttgCCAGTCTTCTAAAGGTGCGTACCAAAATCCTTGGTGATTGGCCTAAACACCCTGAAGTTACTTTGGGTGTTTCGTTGTGCAATTTCAAGTCAATGCGACTAgctggggtcaaactttggggtttaataacagcgccgccatgtggtgtatttttcagaaagctaatagcacaggcaactcatttttacccttttgtgtgcagcagttcagcaGTAAAAGAGTTAGCTCAGACACCAAACTCTGGTTGATACTTTCTTGATGAGGAGTGAAATGCTGCTTGTGTTGAACTTGTCTTGATCTCCACCAGGATGAGACGATGGACTTTAAGGCCCTGAGGGCAAAGTTCCAAGAGGAAGATCTCCTCATAAGGCAGAAGCCCAGGATGAAACCCGCCCTCCCAGAGAAACCCAAAGTGGTCCCTTCTCCCCACAGCCCCACGCAGTACCTCCCAGCTGGAGCTCGCCCATCCCTGCTCACCTCCATCAACCAGAGCCTGGAGGGAAGGAACACCTTGGTCCCCAGGGTGGTCTTCAAGGATGATAAGGACAGTAAGAAGCCTCTCATCAAGACTAACTCCAAGGGGCTGGATAAGAGTGAAGGGAAGCTGAGGGGTGGCAAAGACAACCTGGTGAAAGGAAGCAAGGAGCTTGATGAGAAGAAAGACAGCAGTAAAGACGAGAAGCTCCCTGTGGTGACCACTGCAGACCTGCTGTCGTCCCCAGTGCCCCCTAAAGCTCAGACCACCAAGAAGAACGGCTTAATGGGCTTCAAATGGTCAGCAAAAAGTAACTCAGATGACATTCCAGCTGATCCCACCTTGGACACCCCCAGTTTGGACATTCCTGGACCAGCCCCAGTCTATCCCACACCTCCTGAGTTTGAAGACTCGGAGCCTGAAACCTCAGAAGCACCAAACATGTTCTCCTTATCTGATTGTGGAGTGGAATCAAACCCTGCCTCTCCTGGCTTCACGCCTCCCCCCGCCTTCATTCCAGATATTCCACCTCCAAACCTCCCGTCCTCTGTGAGTGAAGCCCCACTGGAGATGGAAACCCCCACCCTGCCCATTTACATACCTGACAGTCAAGGTGATATCAGCCCAGTGGAGACCTCTCCAACCATCTACCAGACCATCTTCAGCCCTCCGCCTGAAGTCTCCTCTCCACCGCCTATTAGCATAGCCGCGCTGCTCAACCCACCACCCAGAGACCCTCTGTCCCTCCCATCATCTCCACAAGCTGAGAATTCATTGTCGCCCATTTATGCCTTGGAGAGGGCGGAAGACATGAACCAAGTGAGGAGGACCTCCCCAGCAGACCAGAGGATCCTGAACGCTCTGAAGAATGCTCGCAGGAAGCTAACCAACAAGTAAAAGCAACACTTGatttattattactacataATAAAATCCCGATAAAGCATTAACCAGAAAACACTTCTCTTCTCAGCGTCCAGACGAACAATTCCACCTGCGCGACACTTCCTCCTGAGGATCTCTACCTTCCTCAGAGCACGCTTACAAATCTCCCACCCATCGACTATGACTCCATGACGGCCAGACAACTCAACGGCATGGATCACAGTAAGTCTTCCTGTTGTTCTTGGGGTCTATCAATTAAACGCCGATTTCAAAAGTCATCATGGTGGTATCATGCACAGTAGTCATCATGGTGGTATCATGCACAGTAGTCATCATGATGGTATCATGCACAGTAGTCATCATGATGGTATTGTTTTTTctcgtgagagctacttttagaaaatgaaaatggccacgagctactcatttttgtagaaatgattatcataccttatttcaacccaaacagatcaaatgtgcttgttttaccaaaacattcacaaaatgctggtatccacaactcacatttgatgtttcagaatacttttctttctagtgttctcacattattaactgaaaacctgaatgaaaagcaggcctgcgggcgcctcatgtggtcgtggggggctacctggtgcccgcgggcactgtgttggtgacccctgccctataATATGCCgctcacagttattaaacacatttttattcagttttacacattaagaaacaattcCATGCAGGCAGTATACAGCATTGTACTTATTATTACAGGCACACAACATcacatcttgtcaaagcatcttcctgctggaaaatattCAGtaaattgacttgtgagacagcgcctTCTGCTGGATTCGTAGCtgcagtacttttttttttttcctctgcagataacgccatcaaaccactttctatttaatttaccattttaaaaaaccccaaaataaTTTAAAGCAGAAAAAGGACATGATTATGTGAATTTGTgggggatctactgtaccatatctcacatttcagcaagcattttattatatcttgtcAGGGGACAATACCATAGAAAGTAAACGTGGATATactttaaagtagtcagtgtacagctggcAAAgctgtatagatttactatccactgaagaTGAGTCAACTCACAGCCATTGTTTTCTAAATaaatggcaacacaagtgactaTCATCTCCAAATTGTGTTCTTGGTGTGAATATTTCGTGTGAACAGCATTGTTATCTCCCACGGCCTTGCTCTAACCCTCTTGGGCACGgaattgttactggaatcctcttctacTCTCccttgatgacatcactggtggatgtTCGACACCTTCCATTGCTCCACCTTCCGTCCCCCCAGTTGAGGATACCCACCCCCcaggtgctcagttgggttcaggtgtggaggagacatactcgGCCAgtccttcaccttcagcttcctcagcaggGCATTTGTCATCTCGGAGGCGTGTTGgtgctccttatcatgttggacaacTGCAGAGGGGATCATGCACTTCTTCAGAATGTTGGAATTTATCTTTCCCCTCAGTGGCGGCAGCCCCAGATCATGACACGACCACCACCATGCGGGACACATTTATCTTGCtactcagttgtgttgccagatatttagacaataacggtTGTGTGTTGATACATTTTCATTGGCCAGTAAACCTACACTCCCTTACAAGCTGTACTCTGACTACTTAGAGGGAAGCCTATAAAGGAACAGTCCTGACATTTCTCTTGTGCGCTTAAAACATCAGCGCAGGCTGAAGGAATTTCAAGCATGCCCGTCATAGTGACAAGCCTCCGGAATCCTCTCCCGTGCATTACCACCACCTAATTCTTCATATTGAACAATCCATAATCCCAGATGTACGTAATCAACATCATTGTGAACAAAACAAAGCCGTCTCTTTGGCCATGAGATCAATTCCAACTCATGTTTACAAGAGCACTATAACTGCTGTTAAAAGTGTAGCTGgtgtaggctccagcttacctgtcaCTCTAAACAGAATAAGctgtataaaaaatgtatggTTTAGAGATAATTGATAACTAATGATAACTACCTCTGTTCAGTGCAAAGCTACAAAGACTTGGCATATAGGTGGCAAGGGTGCATAGCAAGATCCCATTCAATTTTGGTGCACCTTCTAAGTAcggttgttaacattattagagccctctagacatgaaataacacccctatagtcacctttacacttgtattacccaatatagtagacataataagtaaTATGACATAATACAGACTGAGACATGCCAGCACTGGGAGAGCtcattgttgttgttccttTGTTATttccagtacttcctgtggtggcttttgtctcatgaatgtaacattactgacaccccgTGACCCCTGtggagtactacatatcacagcatgtctttcaatgcatattctgaatgccttatacttgtgttttagttcatttagcggtttttatgcttgaaaatgcttaatttaggccaaaaatatgtcaaatgtgcttaaataatgCATATGTGTTGACTCTTAggtcgtagtcaaccacaaagtatgatttgttaattaatatatttttaaaaaaccatGATATAGTGAAATtgtgaaatttgaagtgcaaagtgtTGAGGGACGACTTGTTATACCCTTTTTTCCGGACtgtaaattacacttttttcatagtttggttgATCCTGCAACATACAGTCAGGTGCCACTTAtatagcagtatatatatataaaatttaagATGCTAAATCAAACTGAATGACATGAGCCAAGAAGTGAACATTACCATTGATAGCCACAAGAGGGCGCTCTCGGCTTGCGACAACGTTTTCTATCAATAGATTCAGTGATGTGGCATGAGATCGGGagtttggtgaacttgcttgttggactcgtttgttttgttaattgtgCCTATTCAGCTTCCCAGCTACGTTCTTTATGCTgttgtgtagctgaataacttgctttttcaaatgaaacGTCTGTTCGtggtcttgaattttgtgaaaaaacatttctaaatcaatccgacttgtgttttttttgcaatgatttattaaatcctatattttttaaaaactgtgctagtctgaagctgtgaaattcggagcgtgaaatggcgagggatgactgcaatTGTGTCTTGTAAGGATTTTATCGCACATTTTACAGTTTCACCATACAGCCCGTCACCCCCCGGCTCCAAAATCGGTACAGTCCCGTGTGGACTCTACCTGTACATCACATACACAGTTTAAGTCACCTGCGACTTTGCCTTGTGCAGTGGTGCCGCATGGGCCACAGGACGTTGTTTTCCATTTGTAGTACTTTCACTTTCAGTGTCAATAGGTTATTTTGGAAAACCCCTTGAGACTTGGCGATGCACCTTCATGTCTGATTACTtaggaaaaatacatttgtacacGCAGCAGCAATGTGACCATAGTATCTTTTCTAGCTGATACTAAAGATAATACTACCTTCtcatagtattctacacctgCTAGCAGTCCATAGATAGTTTTTTTAGGGAATTGCAagatgaaaaatgacaaataatccAAACGAAAGAGGCATGATGAAAGATTTCAAGGCATCCATTAGCACGATGATGGTTAATGGGTTTTGTAGCAAAGACGGTCTATGGAATCCTCTTTTGGATTTCCTGCTTTGAGAGctcattgctgaaagctttgtATGGTAGAAATGTCGTAAAAGTTCGACATTTCCTCTGTAGTGCGTTTACAGCAAAGATTAGCACGTCAACCTAACGACAAACATTCAGGAGGAGCGTCTCTTTCACAACTGGTTTGGTTTCCTCACAAATCCAACTCTTGTCACTCGGCTCGCTTTCACCTGCTGATGACTTCCTTCCTTCACCTGAAGGTCCAACTTGGACTTTTTCTGATTGCATTGTCTCTGGAAGTGAGACATCAAGAGTGATAACAAAAACCGCAAATTGAGGTTTTGGGACTAATGTGGTGTAAAACTGCCTGCAGGACAAGGCTCTCCGGCATTAGAGGGCATAGACCAAGATGGGACTGAAGACGTGCCAGAGTTGTTGGTGGTCCCACCCCCTCGACCCAGGAGTGTCCCCCCGGACCAAGTCACTCCAGCGGCTCCTCCACAGAAGCCTGCCAAACCTTCCAACCTCAAATTTCCTGACTTTATCCCAAATTCTCCACTCCAACGTAATGTTTCCCTTCACTGTTGCACTTGAAGATGTTTTCATGTTGATTTTGATGTTGGCTGCTTCGTACTTTAGAGATCCCTGCAGTGCCTTTGGAATTCTCAGAGAAAGACACCAGGAATGTGGGATACCTTGACAGCGGGGCTTCTCCAAAGATGCCACAATGGACCAATGGGGGGTCCACCAGTCCAGATATTCCAGCTGGAGTGACCCTTCCACCATCATACAGCAATGGTGTCGTGATGCCAGGAGCTACACCCCAGGGGGCTACAGGGTTTGGTGTTAAATACCCAGACCAGCCACCTCCCTATCAGGCAGAGTCGGCCTTTTTCATCCCCTTGGACAGTCAAGCGATGGCAGGGTAGGATGCACTGATTCAATTTTTATGAGGTAGAAAGATTATCTCACTTCTGTGTTTCACCCACAAGTCACAACAGCGTCGCTACGGGAAATTCTTACTACGACGACATGgctaaaaaaaaggcaaagagtGACGGGGGCAAGAAAAGGAAAGGACCTCCAAAGAGTAAGAACAACTATAGATAGGTATTCAGATAGCTAGATAGGTGATAGACAGGTAGACAGACCAACAgtattgaaatttgtttgtgTCCTACCACAGATCCATATGCCGAGGCCTCGCAAGAACTTGTAAGCGTATTTGTTTG harbors:
- the LOC129189008 gene encoding FYN-binding protein 1; this translates as MNQDETMDFKALRAKFQEEDLLIRQKPRMKPALPEKPKVVPSPHSPTQYLPAGARPSLLTSINQSLEGRNTLVPRVVFKDDKDSKKPLIKTNSKGLDKSEGKLRGGKDNLVKGSKELDEKKDSSKDEKLPVVTTADLLSSPVPPKAQTTKKNGLMGFKWSAKSNSDDIPADPTLDTPSLDIPGPAPVYPTPPEFEDSEPETSEAPNMFSLSDCGVESNPASPGFTPPPAFIPDIPPPNLPSSVSEAPLEMETPTLPIYIPDSQGDISPVETSPTIYQTIFSPPPEVSSPPPISIAALLNPPPRDPLSLPSSPQAENSLSPIYALERAEDMNQVRRTSPADQRILNALKNARRKLTNNVQTNNSTCATLPPEDLYLPQSTLTNLPPIDYDSMTARQLNGMDHRQGSPALEGIDQDGTEDVPELLVVPPPRPRSVPPDQVTPAAPPQKPAKPSNLKFPDFIPNSPLQQIPAVPLEFSEKDTRNVGYLDSGASPKMPQWTNGGSTSPDIPAGVTLPPSYSNGVVMPGATPQGATGFGVKYPDQPPPYQAESAFFIPLDSQAMAGHNSVATGNSYYDDMAKKKAKSDGGKKRKGPPKNPYAEASQELNEEKTKTGRLGKNDKNVVEGPDEKELKKREKQRLEREKKELKERQEREKKEQKEKEKREKEMKKKFKISGYEEAMYYATVTVTTKGRKDDLPVSNGDSISIIRTTNCPKGKWLARDFANNYGYVAVDHVELDIKEMLELGKKAAPTHTSKLRDSDVANTGSNIANHFPHSAESFSDDSEEWAADDDETFPSPTNAVVYLPDAVIHSRAFSLPDVGNPELHVNHQHSHSDVSAGGAHEQAKNEALQKLTTFFRSPKTVQPTAGVTEHQTSLVHHRENVVHQPQASSIQEEGFEHPDMLILPPPELYADVNKE